From Orenia marismortui DSM 5156, one genomic window encodes:
- the surE gene encoding 5'/3'-nucleotidase SurE: MKILLTNDDGIFAPGIQRLCQELEKEHEVTMVAPDRERSATGHAITLHHPLRAKEMTFANIKSKAIAIDGTPADCVKIAIESLLDEKPDLVVSGINAGPNMGYDVLYSGTVSAAVEGLLLGIPSIAVSLVTDNNWDFDYAAEFINRLLVEHKNQNLDAEILLNVNIPVKAQGESRVTKLGNRSYRNTFEQRVDPRGERYYWLAGKAVEEGNDKDTDVMAVKEGLVSITPLKLSLTAFSEMEKLKKWDL; encoded by the coding sequence ATGAAAATATTACTAACAAATGATGATGGAATTTTTGCTCCAGGTATTCAAAGATTATGCCAAGAATTAGAGAAAGAACATGAAGTTACTATGGTAGCTCCAGATCGTGAAAGAAGTGCTACAGGTCATGCTATAACTTTACACCATCCTTTAAGAGCTAAAGAAATGACCTTTGCTAATATTAAATCTAAAGCTATTGCTATAGATGGAACACCTGCTGATTGTGTTAAAATTGCTATAGAATCATTATTAGATGAAAAGCCTGATTTAGTTGTTTCAGGGATTAATGCGGGCCCAAATATGGGCTATGATGTATTATATTCTGGTACTGTTTCAGCTGCAGTTGAAGGATTGTTATTAGGAATACCATCTATTGCTGTTTCTTTAGTTACAGACAATAATTGGGATTTTGATTATGCTGCTGAGTTTATTAATAGATTGCTAGTAGAGCACAAAAATCAAAATTTAGATGCGGAAATATTATTAAATGTAAATATTCCTGTCAAAGCGCAAGGAGAAAGTAGAGTTACTAAATTAGGTAATAGGAGCTATCGCAATACCTTTGAACAAAGAGTAGATCCTAGAGGTGAAAGATATTATTGGTTGGCGGGTAAGGCTGTAGAAGAAGGTAATGATAAAGATACAGATGTAATGGCTGTAAAGGAGGGTTTAGTATCTATTACACCATTAAAGTTGTCTTTAACTGCTTTTTCTGAAATGGAAAAGTTGAAAAAATGGGATTTATAG
- a CDS encoding TIGR04086 family membrane protein: protein MPQSQNDSSAVKVSSILRGLVVSLILLLMGSVVLGIIISLSNAVNNSVSKILFILNYLSVFVGGSVAAYSAGGKGWINGGLVGLIYMLMIILLGSLWNPIIISLSLVSRVVIGFLVSALGGMIGVNVV from the coding sequence ATGCCACAATCTCAAAATGATAGTTCTGCTGTAAAGGTTAGTAGTATTTTGCGAGGTTTAGTAGTAAGTTTGATTTTATTATTAATGGGAAGTGTGGTTTTAGGAATAATTATTAGCTTAAGTAATGCTGTTAATAATTCAGTTAGTAAGATATTATTTATATTAAATTATTTATCTGTTTTTGTGGGTGGTTCTGTTGCAGCTTATTCTGCTGGTGGGAAGGGATGGATTAATGGAGGTTTAGTAGGATTGATATATATGTTGATGATTATCTTGTTAGGTAGTTTATGGAATCCTATTATTATTTCGTTAAGTCTTGTATCTAGAGTAGTAATTGGTTTTTTAGTTTCTGCTCTAGGCGGAATGATAGGAGTGAATGTAGTATAA
- a CDS encoding diguanylate cyclase — protein sequence MKFKKILTLVLIILSLLLYTTTIIAYEDVDKVNLLIIHSYHQGFSWTDKIDNGLKEYLAQDSREIDIHTEYLDTKLVADEKHLNNIYNLFQYKFKNSNFDLILASDDNALEFLFKYKKNLFPNIPVVFCGINNFSIEKLNKQDMYTGLIENIDILSTIKVALKLHPDFKNIIGVFDNTTTGKYNKQLFKKSITFLSNDINVLIYSIDGMDDLGDISDSFPEKSIMFLGSTMLKDRSGNLIPNQRVITLLTQDIDLPIYSFWDFFLGYGIVGGKLSSGYYQGKSAAKMSLEVIDGKRPEIKESSNIFMFDYKQLKKLGVSLNNLPEDSIVINKPFSFYTEYKTLVWLTVSWIIIMGLIIFILIVNIIKRKSVEIKLKDSESKYRILFKNNGAATCIVDKDRTISLVNKELENLTGYSKEEIEAKMSWEDFIYDQESLDKILEQHYQKREENNSSPYKYEINIVDKEGKIKTVLLQSKLIPGTERSIVSLLDITKRKAAEEKIKYINYHDDLTGLYNRKFYEEELKRLDTQRKMPLSIIIGDANGLKLTNDIFGHEMGDQLLQEMARLLKKSAREEDIISRWGGDEFGIILPNTDREDVARIIKRIKDNLANSDFGPIKPHIALGSATKFKVSQDIEEIFSQAEDQMYKDKSNSKDSLDNPLLKSLLEELENENYEIEGHRDRTIRLSRQIGKKLDLTDREIERLTLLAKYHDVGKLAIKKEIINKDSPLEQKELEEFKQHPEIGYNIAKSFQALRIIADDILYHHENWDGSGYPEGLDGEDIPLLSRIMHVVDTYDALTHREYYILSNNKTYYGPLSQVEALEIIEDNAGKIFDSKIVTILFEVVKS from the coding sequence GTGAAGTTTAAAAAAATTCTAACTTTGGTCTTGATAATTTTGAGCTTGCTATTATATACAACAACAATTATTGCATATGAAGATGTTGATAAAGTTAATCTTCTTATTATTCATTCATATCATCAGGGCTTTAGTTGGACAGATAAGATAGATAATGGTCTTAAGGAGTATTTAGCTCAAGATTCTAGAGAAATAGATATACATACTGAATATTTGGACACTAAATTAGTAGCTGATGAAAAGCATCTAAATAATATATATAATCTATTTCAATATAAGTTTAAGAATAGTAACTTTGATTTAATACTTGCAAGTGATGATAATGCTTTAGAATTTCTCTTTAAGTATAAGAAAAATTTATTCCCCAATATTCCAGTTGTATTTTGTGGGATAAATAACTTTTCTATAGAAAAATTAAATAAGCAAGATATGTATACTGGATTAATAGAAAATATTGATATACTATCTACTATTAAAGTTGCTTTAAAATTACATCCTGATTTTAAAAATATAATCGGTGTGTTCGATAATACAACTACTGGAAAGTATAATAAGCAGTTATTCAAGAAAAGTATAACTTTCCTAAGTAATGATATTAATGTATTAATTTATAGTATTGATGGAATGGATGACTTAGGGGATATAAGTGATAGCTTTCCAGAAAAAAGTATTATGTTTTTAGGCTCAACTATGCTTAAGGATAGATCAGGAAACTTAATTCCTAATCAAAGAGTTATAACTCTTTTAACACAGGATATTGATCTTCCAATCTATAGCTTTTGGGATTTCTTTCTTGGTTATGGGATAGTAGGTGGAAAATTAAGTAGTGGTTATTATCAAGGTAAATCTGCTGCTAAAATGTCTTTAGAAGTTATAGATGGTAAAAGGCCTGAAATAAAAGAAAGTTCTAATATCTTTATGTTTGATTATAAACAATTAAAGAAGCTAGGTGTTTCTTTGAATAATTTACCAGAAGATAGTATTGTTATTAATAAGCCTTTCTCTTTTTATACTGAGTATAAAACTTTAGTTTGGCTAACAGTTAGCTGGATAATTATAATGGGGTTAATTATATTTATTTTGATAGTTAATATAATTAAAAGAAAGAGTGTTGAAATTAAGTTGAAGGATAGTGAGAGTAAATATCGTATTTTATTTAAAAATAATGGTGCTGCTACATGTATTGTTGATAAAGACAGAACTATTTCTTTAGTAAATAAAGAGTTAGAAAATCTAACAGGATATTCTAAAGAAGAAATAGAAGCTAAGATGAGTTGGGAAGATTTTATTTATGATCAAGAATCATTAGATAAGATTTTAGAGCAGCACTATCAAAAAAGAGAAGAAAATAATAGTAGCCCCTATAAATATGAGATTAATATTGTTGATAAAGAAGGAAAAATAAAAACAGTATTATTACAATCTAAGTTAATACCTGGTACTGAGAGAAGTATTGTATCATTATTAGATATAACTAAAAGAAAAGCAGCTGAAGAAAAGATTAAGTATATTAATTATCATGATGATTTAACAGGGTTATATAATAGGAAGTTCTATGAAGAAGAGTTAAAAAGGTTAGATACTCAACGTAAAATGCCTTTAAGTATTATTATAGGTGATGCAAATGGTTTAAAATTAACAAATGATATTTTTGGCCATGAAATGGGTGATCAATTACTACAAGAGATGGCTAGATTATTAAAAAAATCAGCGCGAGAAGAGGATATAATCTCGCGTTGGGGTGGAGATGAATTTGGTATTATTTTACCTAATACTGATAGGGAAGATGTAGCTAGAATTATAAAAAGAATAAAAGACAATTTAGCTAATTCTGATTTTGGTCCGATTAAGCCCCATATAGCTTTAGGTAGTGCAACTAAATTTAAAGTAAGTCAAGATATAGAAGAAATTTTTAGTCAGGCTGAAGATCAGATGTATAAAGATAAGAGTAATAGCAAGGATAGTTTAGATAACCCATTATTAAAGTCTCTTTTAGAAGAATTAGAAAATGAAAATTATGAAATCGAAGGCCATAGAGATAGAACAATTAGATTATCTAGACAAATAGGTAAAAAGTTAGATTTGACCGATCGAGAAATAGAAAGATTAACTTTATTAGCTAAATATCATGATGTAGGTAAATTAGCTATTAAAAAAGAGATAATAAATAAAGATTCGCCCCTTGAGCAGAAAGAATTAGAGGAATTTAAGCAACATCCTGAAATTGGTTATAATATTGCTAAAAGTTTTCAGGCTTTAAGAATTATTGCTGATGATATTTTATATCATCATGAAAATTGGGATGGTAGTGGTTACCCTGAAGGGTTAGATGGTGAAGATATTCCCTTATTATCTAGAATTATGCATGTTGTAGATACTTATGATGCTTTAACTCATAGGGAATATTATATATTAAGCAATAATAAGACTTATTATGGACCATTATCCCAAGTAGAAGCATTAGAAATAATCGAGGATAATGCTGGTAAAATATTTGATTCTAAAATTGTGACTATTCTTTTTGAAGTAGTAAAATCTTAA
- a CDS encoding DEAD/DEAH box helicase — translation MLTEDKVDNLLAIKELDKYWQENDIGLFPHQVETVDKVINKMNGRAILADEVGLGKTIEAGMILKEYMVRGDVETCLILTPASLGFQWWQELTHKFQIDCFNNRKGKGWHYFNVIISSLDKAKREPHCNYIYDRGFDMVIVDEAHRLKNSKTQNWKFVNQIPTKYMLLLTATPIQNDLKELYNLVDLLKPDLFGTYSKFKDNYVKGKHKVQNLNDLQDDLSKVMIRNQREEIDLNYTDRKVKLISLNLSKKEEELYNGITNLVKEEYKRCINANKSIFHLLTLQREVCSSSFAVSQTLDKMAKSESYSSIQNRLKDLFELSRSITENQKMKIVEEILSKTEGKAIIFTEYRATQQYICYHLYRNGYKPVVFSGKLRDNQKEWAKRQFMKNGDVLVSTEAGGQGINLQFCNTIINYDLPWNPMKVEQRIGRVHRLGQDKDVLIYNLSTKNTIEEKIINLLDKKINLFKSVIGGLDLIVRDGVDKSFGSDILELLIESQDNEELEQNLEEYGEKVVH, via the coding sequence ATGTTAACTGAAGATAAAGTTGATAACTTACTGGCTATCAAAGAGTTAGATAAATATTGGCAAGAAAATGATATAGGACTTTTTCCCCATCAAGTAGAGACAGTAGATAAAGTAATTAATAAAATGAATGGAAGAGCAATTTTAGCAGATGAAGTTGGCTTAGGTAAGACTATTGAGGCTGGAATGATTCTAAAAGAGTATATGGTTAGAGGAGATGTTGAAACCTGTTTGATTTTAACTCCTGCTTCTTTAGGTTTTCAATGGTGGCAGGAATTAACCCATAAGTTTCAAATAGATTGTTTTAATAATCGAAAAGGTAAAGGGTGGCATTACTTTAATGTTATTATTTCTTCTCTAGATAAGGCTAAAAGAGAGCCACATTGTAATTATATTTATGACCGTGGCTTTGATATGGTGATTGTAGATGAAGCACATCGTTTGAAAAATTCTAAAACTCAAAACTGGAAGTTTGTTAATCAGATTCCTACAAAATATATGTTATTATTAACTGCTACTCCGATTCAAAATGATTTAAAAGAATTATATAATTTAGTAGATTTATTGAAGCCGGATTTGTTTGGAACTTATTCGAAATTTAAAGATAATTATGTTAAAGGAAAGCATAAAGTGCAGAATTTAAATGATCTACAAGATGATTTGTCAAAGGTTATGATAAGAAATCAAAGAGAAGAGATTGATTTGAATTACACTGATAGAAAAGTGAAGTTAATTTCTCTTAATTTAAGTAAAAAAGAAGAAGAACTATATAATGGTATCACTAATCTAGTTAAAGAAGAGTATAAGAGGTGTATTAATGCTAATAAGAGTATTTTTCATTTATTAACCTTGCAGCGTGAAGTTTGTAGTAGTTCTTTTGCTGTATCTCAAACTTTAGATAAGATGGCTAAATCAGAAAGTTATAGTTCTATACAAAATAGGCTGAAAGATCTATTTGAGTTATCTAGATCTATTACAGAGAATCAAAAGATGAAGATAGTAGAGGAAATATTAAGCAAGACAGAAGGAAAGGCTATTATATTTACTGAATATCGGGCTACTCAACAATATATTTGTTATCATCTATATAGAAATGGTTATAAGCCAGTTGTCTTTAGTGGTAAATTACGAGATAATCAAAAAGAATGGGCCAAACGTCAATTTATGAAAAATGGTGATGTATTAGTTAGTACTGAAGCAGGGGGACAGGGGATTAATCTACAGTTTTGCAATACTATTATTAACTATGATCTGCCCTGGAACCCAATGAAGGTAGAACAGAGAATTGGTAGAGTTCATAGGCTAGGCCAAGATAAAGATGTATTGATTTATAATTTATCTACTAAAAATACAATTGAAGAGAAGATTATTAACTTATTAGATAAGAAGATAAATCTCTTTAAAAGTGTAATTGGTGGTTTGGATTTGATAGTTAGAGATGGAGTAGATAAGAGTTTTGGAAGTGATATCTTAGAATTATTGATAGAAAGCCAAGATAACGAAGAGCTAGAACAGAACTTAGAAGAGTATGGCGAGAAAGTTGTGCATTAA
- a CDS encoding outer membrane beta-barrel protein, whose product MKRITLLVLMLVLLGSVVVEGKEAGTFEIVGGAKVAKLDYTLKINGSQIDWTEESQLVIDDLSKPAGFYLGGIYWLDDNKGIELGASLLESSFSGKIDGEEVEKRDQFLEFYGKYNYRINQYFKLNGGFTYSSFKEEDKIVAKNFDQVVEEGSGFGLNAGGGMTLPITDSLVITGEFTYSLLNILIDKSYDQDKEKLVDLDYDREYIMNPLSAKLGISYRF is encoded by the coding sequence ATGAAGAGAATTACTTTATTAGTATTGATGCTGGTATTATTAGGTTCAGTAGTTGTAGAGGGGAAAGAAGCAGGAACTTTTGAGATTGTTGGAGGGGCTAAAGTAGCTAAATTAGATTATACTCTAAAAATTAATGGAAGTCAGATAGATTGGACAGAAGAGAGTCAACTGGTTATAGATGACTTAAGTAAGCCAGCAGGATTTTATTTAGGTGGAATCTATTGGTTAGATGATAATAAAGGGATTGAGCTAGGAGCAAGTCTATTGGAAAGTTCTTTTTCAGGAAAGATTGATGGAGAAGAGGTTGAAAAGAGGGATCAGTTCTTAGAGTTTTATGGGAAATATAATTATCGAATTAATCAATACTTTAAACTTAACGGAGGATTTACATACTCTTCTTTTAAGGAAGAAGATAAAATAGTAGCAAAGAATTTTGATCAAGTAGTAGAAGAAGGTTCGGGCTTTGGCTTAAATGCTGGAGGAGGTATGACCTTACCGATAACAGATAGTTTAGTAATAACAGGAGAGTTTACATATAGTTTGCTAAATATTTTGATTGATAAAAGTTATGATCAGGATAAGGAGAAGCTAGTTGATCTTGACTATGATAGAGAGTATATAATGAATCCTTTATCTGCTAAATTAGGGATTAGTTATCGCTTTTAG
- a CDS encoding leucine-rich repeat domain-containing protein yields the protein MKKYSKALILLAVAGIITIIVGLSSNPIDDKLVEIKDDSFEKAVRTIIDKPWGSITESDVAKIKEIRVKGYSVDTGARWKEIGEIKSLDGIEHFKNLEILYIYGSGVEDISGLHGLKKLKEINLSGNEIKDISTLDDLPSLKDLSFSGNKVEKIDSLSRLKSLEKLYLGANQITNIAPLKELIKLRTLYLYENNIQDLSPLSKLKNLRKLELWDSNIKDINALSGLSSLKYLDVNKNQIKNIDSLGKLKNLYGLSMKDNQIKDITPLAKLKNLNSVKMYRNNLDQGDLFKLSLVINQLQSRGVEVNYEDYWIDKKFNLVIDEGQGELDISYQGNQIIQCEALAREGWYFDHWEGIKAKKSNPVKLQIEEGSSKKIRVVFKEKDKTIDKEIIFKDRVLEKLIRDKIGKKSGPIMKSDLRGIKELKETVEIGDIEFLNGIQYLIDLKSLELEGNKIKDITVLSELKKLEELNLSKNEIENIRPLSGLNNLKELKLSSNRLKEIDSLNNLVALTYLDIGGNKVKKINSLKRLINLKTLLINGNEIKDISVVGNLVNLNELVLTLNKIKDINPIENLEQLNILYLRWNKIKDINVLLELDNLKELIISKSDKYLKSDQGKKVISKLKNKGVKIKY from the coding sequence ATGAAAAAATATAGTAAAGCACTAATTTTATTGGCAGTAGCAGGAATTATTACAATCATTGTAGGACTAAGTTCTAATCCAATTGATGATAAATTAGTAGAGATTAAAGATGATAGTTTTGAAAAAGCAGTCAGGACAATTATAGATAAGCCCTGGGGTTCAATCACAGAAAGTGATGTAGCAAAGATAAAAGAAATTCGTGTTAAAGGCTACTCAGTAGATACTGGGGCAAGGTGGAAAGAAATAGGTGAGATTAAAAGTTTAGATGGGATTGAGCACTTTAAGAATTTAGAGATTTTATATATTTATGGTTCTGGAGTAGAAGATATAAGTGGTCTACATGGCTTAAAAAAATTGAAAGAAATAAATTTATCAGGAAATGAAATAAAAGATATAAGTACTTTAGATGATTTACCTAGTTTGAAGGATTTAAGTTTTAGTGGTAACAAGGTAGAAAAAATAGATTCTTTATCTAGGTTAAAAAGTTTAGAAAAATTGTATCTTGGTGCTAATCAAATAACAAATATAGCTCCTTTAAAAGAATTAATTAAATTAAGAACATTGTATCTTTATGAAAATAATATCCAGGATTTAAGTCCTTTATCTAAATTAAAGAATTTGAGAAAATTAGAATTATGGGATAGTAATATAAAAGATATAAATGCTTTATCTGGATTATCTTCATTAAAATATTTGGATGTTAACAAAAATCAAATTAAAAATATAGATTCTTTAGGCAAATTAAAGAACTTATACGGTTTAAGTATGAAAGATAATCAAATAAAAGATATAACTCCTTTAGCTAAGTTGAAGAATTTAAATTCAGTGAAAATGTATCGTAATAATCTTGATCAAGGAGATCTGTTTAAATTAAGCTTAGTGATTAATCAATTACAAAGTAGAGGAGTAGAAGTGAATTATGAAGATTATTGGATAGATAAAAAGTTTAATTTGGTTATTGATGAAGGTCAAGGAGAGTTAGATATAAGCTATCAAGGTAATCAGATTATCCAGTGTGAAGCATTAGCCCGGGAGGGTTGGTATTTTGATCATTGGGAAGGAATAAAAGCTAAAAAAAGTAATCCGGTTAAGTTACAAATAGAAGAAGGTAGTAGTAAAAAAATCAGAGTTGTATTTAAAGAAAAAGATAAAACTATAGATAAAGAGATTATTTTTAAAGATCGAGTTTTAGAAAAGCTAATTCGGGATAAGATAGGGAAAAAATCTGGACCGATCATGAAAAGTGATCTTAGAGGAATTAAGGAATTGAAAGAAACTGTAGAGATAGGAGATATAGAGTTTTTAAATGGGATTCAATATCTAATTGATTTAAAAAGTTTAGAATTGGAAGGAAACAAAATTAAGGATATAACTGTTCTATCAGAATTGAAAAAGTTAGAAGAGCTTAATCTTAGTAAAAATGAAATAGAAAATATACGTCCTTTGTCAGGTTTGAATAATTTAAAAGAATTAAAACTATCGAGTAACAGATTAAAGGAAATAGATTCTTTGAATAATTTAGTAGCTTTAACTTATTTAGATATTGGTGGGAATAAGGTAAAAAAAATAAATAGTTTAAAAAGATTAATTAATTTAAAAACATTATTAATTAATGGGAACGAGATTAAAGATATAAGTGTGGTAGGAAATTTAGTGAATTTAAATGAGTTAGTTCTTACTTTAAATAAAATAAAAGATATAAATCCTATAGAAAATTTAGAACAATTAAATATATTATATCTTAGATGGAATAAAATAAAGGATATTAATGTTTTGTTAGAATTAGATAATTTGAAAGAATTAATCATTAGTAAATCAGATAAATATCTTAAATCTGACCAAGGTAAAAAAGTAATAAGCAAGTTGAAGAATAAAGGGGTAAAAATAAAGTATTAA
- a CDS encoding outer membrane protein gives MKRITLLVLMMVLLGSVVVEAQNEAGTFEIVGGAKVAKLDYTLKINGSQIDWTEDSQAVIDDLSKPAGFYLGGIYWLDNNKGIELGASLLESSFSGKIDGEEVEKRDQFLGFYGKYNYRINQYFKLNAGLTYSSFKEEDKIAAKNFDQVVEEGSGFGLNAGGGMTFPITENLVITGELTYSLLNIMIDKSYDQDKDKLVDLDYDREYVMNPLSAKLGVSYRF, from the coding sequence ATGAAGAGAATTACTTTATTAGTATTAATGATGGTATTATTAGGTTCAGTAGTTGTAGAAGCTCAAAATGAGGCAGGAACTTTTGAAATTGTTGGAGGGGCTAAAGTAGCTAAATTAGATTATACTCTAAAAATTAATGGAAGTCAGATAGATTGGACAGAAGATAGCCAAGCGGTTATAGATGACTTAAGTAAGCCAGCAGGATTTTATTTAGGTGGCATTTATTGGTTAGATAATAATAAAGGGATTGAGCTAGGAGCAAGTCTATTGGAAAGTTCTTTTTCAGGAAAGATTGATGGAGAAGAGGTTGAAAAGAGAGATCAGTTCTTAGGGTTTTATGGAAAATATAATTATCGAATTAATCAATACTTTAAACTTAATGCAGGACTTACATACTCTTCTTTTAAGGAAGAAGATAAAATAGCAGCAAAGAATTTTGATCAAGTAGTAGAAGAAGGTTCGGGCTTTGGCTTAAATGCTGGAGGAGGTATGACCTTTCCTATAACAGAGAATTTAGTAATAACAGGAGAACTTACATATAGTCTACTAAATATTATGATTGATAAAAGTTATGATCAGGATAAGGACAAGCTAGTTGATCTTGACTATGATCGAGAGTATGTAATGAATCCGTTGTCTGCTAAATTAGGGGTTAGTTATCGCTTTTAG